DNA from Nitrospina gracilis Nb-211:
ACACGTTTTCGGAAACCGAGCACCTGCTCACCAGAGCCGGATTCCACAAGTTCCAGACCCACAAACTGGACGAAGGCTCGCACGTCATGGTCGCCACCCGCAAGTAACTCCTGCTGGATTTTAATCCGATTATTTTTTCACCGCCGAGAAGTAATACAACTCCCAGTGGGTGTACACGCCCTGCGGAGTGGAGAAGTTGCGGTCGTGGGTCTCGATCAGGCGGCGCAGTTCTCCCGTCTTCATCATGCGAAGCGGCGCGGCGCCGATCTGTTGCAGGTTGCGGATGAGGTGACGTGTGCCGGGAAAGAAGATCTCGCGGCTTTCGCGCTCGGCCGCCTGCCACTGAAACCCGCACCGGGTGAGCAAGGCTTTCCATTTATCCAGCGACAGGAGGTGGGTGGGACCCTCCAGCCCGCCGGAGTCGCGGAACTCCTGCAGGGTTTCCGGACCGAACGTGCTGAACACGATCTGCCCACCCTGGGGCAGACTGCGATGCAGAGTCTCCAGCGTGTGCTGTGGATGTTGAAACCATTGAAACACCGCGTTGGCGGCGATCAACCCGGCTGGCGGAAACTCCAGCCGCTCCGCATTGCCTTCCACGAAACGCGTTGCCTCAGGCAGGTCGAGGTGTTCCTTCAGGTACTCGATCATCGCCGGGGCGATGTCGTTCAGGATCAATTTCTCCGCGCCGCGCGTCAGCAGGTGCCGGGTGAACAGTCCCGTGCCACAACCCAGTTCCAGCACCGGCTCGGGCAGGGTGGGGGGCAACAGCGCCGCCAGCCGCTCGGCCATGGTCTTCTGCAACTGCGCGTTTTTGTCGTAGGTGCGGACGTGTTTGGAAAAGCTCTGGATGAGGCTCGATTCGAACTCGTCTTCGCCGCGCCCGCGGCTGGTTTTGTGATTTGCGTTCATACAGTGGATTGTACTTTCTAACGGCAGGGGGAAGAAGAGTTAAATGCGTTTCTCGGATGAGGCGGCGGGAAGTTGGAAAATGGTCTGCAACAAGGATTCTGGATGGTGCCCGCAATCGTTGACCACCTTCAACGACGGAACCAGTGATTGCAGGGCGGTGGCGTCGGTGAACGGATCGCGGTCGCCCAGCACGGCATGGAACCTGGCCACGGCATCGGGCGTTGCCGACACGTCGCGCAGAAACTGAAGGCCTCGCAACAGCGTGTCCCGCTCCGGGATGCCGACCTTCGCTTCCGGCGGCAGAACGATGTCGCCCAGCGCCATGAAGTCGCCCAGCACCGTCGGCAGATCCTGGGTGCGTTCGACCGTCCGCAGAAAAAACTCCAGCTGGCCCGACGGAATTTTCCCACCCAGACCCGCCTCCTGCTTGAATGCGAGGATGGGGGCCATCAGGATTTTGACCGCCGTCTCCGGCAGATGTTCGCGGTGATGCAGGAGCCACAGACTGCCCAGCGAATACCCGATGACGACATCCGGGGCAGAGGTCTGCAAAATCCGTTTCGCCTCCTCCGCGTCGAACGGGTCTTGCGGGTACACGCCGTGCACCGTCGCCGCCGGACAGAACGGTTGCGTCAGAGCCTTCAGCCAGGCTTCCGGGATGGCCCAGCCGCTGATGAGGGTGATGTTCAAACCGTTCGGCATGTGTTCAAAATCTCCAGAAGTTCATGCATATCTTCCTGCGTGATGCCGCTGTGAAACGATAGACGCAGGCGCGACGAGTTCGGCGGCACCGTCGGCGGGCGCACCGCTCCCGTCAACATGCCTTTTCCCAACAGGCGGTCGCGCAGGGCCAGCGCGCGGTCGGGATCGCCCACGATCACCGGCACGATCTGCGAATCGAACGCGTTCGTCGTCCATCCGCCCTTGACCAGTTCGTCGCGGAACCATGCAGCGTTTTTACGCAGGCGTTGCCGCTCCGTGTTCATTGACCGAACCCTGCCGATGGCCGCGGACGCCGCTCCGGCGCAGGCCGGGGCAAGGTAGGTGGAGTAAATGAACTCGCCCGCATGGTTGATGAGGTGATCGACCACCGTCTGCGACGCGGTCAGCACGTACGCCCCCATGCTGGCCAGCGCCTTGCCCAGCGTGCCGACCAGGATGTCCACATGATCCAGCACGCCCGTCTCTTCAGCCAGCCCGCCGCCGGTTTTACCGAACACCCCAGTGCCGTGCGCTTCATCCAGCACCAGCACGAAATCAAAACGCTGTTTCAATTCCACGAGGGCTTTGAGGTCCGGGTAATCGCCGTCCATGCTGAACACGCTTTCGGTGACCACGAACACCGTTTCGTACGTACCCTTGTTTTTCTCCAGCAATTCTTCCAGGTGATTGAGATCGAGGTGCGAGTAGCGTTTGTAATCGGCCCGGCCCTGCACGATGGCCTGGATGACCGAGTGGTGGATGAGTTTGTCCACGAGCACGAGGTCCTGCGGACCCGGCAGGTGTTTGAGCACCGCCTGGTTGGCCATGAAGCCGGTGTTGAACACCAGCCCCGCCGGTTTGCGCTTCCATTTGAGTAACGCGTCGAGAAGTTGCTCGTGGCAGGGCAGGTAGCCATAGAGCAGGGGAGATGCGCCGCTCCCGGCCCCATATTCTTCCAGCGCCTGGCGCGCTCCGGCAACGACGTCCGGGTCGGTGCGCAGTTGCAGGTAGTCGTTGCTCGACAGGTTCAGGCGACAGGATTCAGCCACCTTCAGCGTACGCAGGAGGTTGTCTTTGCGGCGTTGCTCCAGTTCTTTTTGCAGGCGGCGTTCCAGCGGCGAGTCCAAGGATTTTTCCACTCCCAAGGCTTTTGAAAACAAAAATTATGGTATAAAAGCCATTTTAAGTCAAAAGCCACCCCAACTTACTTTCGGATTCATGGCGGAAATCAAGGACACGGGAAAAGTCTGGATTAAAGGACGCGTCAGCACCGCGTTCGCCATCAAGGTGGACGACACGGTGTTCGTACCGGGACAGGAAGAAGGGCAGAACATCGAGTACTGGCTGGAGGACGGCGCGCTGTGCATCGATCTCCACGATCCGAAAAAAGAAACG
Protein-coding regions in this window:
- a CDS encoding methyltransferase domain-containing protein, with the translated sequence MNANHKTSRGRGEDEFESSLIQSFSKHVRTYDKNAQLQKTMAERLAALLPPTLPEPVLELGCGTGLFTRHLLTRGAEKLILNDIAPAMIEYLKEHLDLPEATRFVEGNAERLEFPPAGLIAANAVFQWFQHPQHTLETLHRSLPQGGQIVFSTFGPETLQEFRDSGGLEGPTHLLSLDKWKALLTRCGFQWQAAERESREIFFPGTRHLIRNLQQIGAAPLRMMKTGELRRLIETHDRNFSTPQGVYTHWELYYFSAVKK
- a CDS encoding alpha/beta hydrolase, with protein sequence MPNGLNITLISGWAIPEAWLKALTQPFCPAATVHGVYPQDPFDAEEAKRILQTSAPDVVIGYSLGSLWLLHHREHLPETAVKILMAPILAFKQEAGLGGKIPSGQLEFFLRTVERTQDLPTVLGDFMALGDIVLPPEAKVGIPERDTLLRGLQFLRDVSATPDAVARFHAVLGDRDPFTDATALQSLVPSLKVVNDCGHHPESLLQTIFQLPAASSEKRI
- a CDS encoding aminotransferase class I/II-fold pyridoxal phosphate-dependent enzyme; the protein is MDSPLERRLQKELEQRRKDNLLRTLKVAESCRLNLSSNDYLQLRTDPDVVAGARQALEEYGAGSGASPLLYGYLPCHEQLLDALLKWKRKPAGLVFNTGFMANQAVLKHLPGPQDLVLVDKLIHHSVIQAIVQGRADYKRYSHLDLNHLEELLEKNKGTYETVFVVTESVFSMDGDYPDLKALVELKQRFDFVLVLDEAHGTGVFGKTGGGLAEETGVLDHVDILVGTLGKALASMGAYVLTASQTVVDHLINHAGEFIYSTYLAPACAGAASAAIGRVRSMNTERQRLRKNAAWFRDELVKGGWTTNAFDSQIVPVIVGDPDRALALRDRLLGKGMLTGAVRPPTVPPNSSRLRLSFHSGITQEDMHELLEILNTCRTV